One region of Coraliomargarita parva genomic DNA includes:
- a CDS encoding SGNH/GDSL hydrolase family protein: MLRFIFSVFFIMSAIQAANAESSLSFSEFDQRANRGETLTVAFLGGSLTWGAQATDPLKTSYRAIVSRNLREHYPNAHFTFVDAAIGGTGSQLGAFRLNRDVLAYEPDLVFLDFTVNDHASKVPEDDRLSSYESLIRRMLQADIPVVQVILAVKADIMPKPSVRPLDDLHKAIGAAYNLPLADVLTSMRKAVLEDERATPDELWDLPYDNTHPGDAGYALYAECVWDTYLKAVQDAAVCALPEATIYPDHYMQVDRFLLAGLNALPKGWKTGVPHRNAVAFDFTCSRWMDDLALAEASETESPEALVLEFKGESVLLFGESTPKSGRYTVSIDGGEPVEYKALCASGNMRLVQLLTHGLDPDVQHRLEIRPLLEAGEELRLNSVCVAGGSVITK; encoded by the coding sequence ATGCTTCGTTTCATCTTTTCCGTATTCTTCATCATGTCTGCTATTCAAGCCGCCAACGCGGAATCATCTCTGTCCTTTTCCGAATTCGATCAACGCGCAAACCGTGGTGAAACGCTCACGGTTGCTTTTCTGGGAGGCAGTTTAACTTGGGGGGCCCAGGCGACCGATCCTCTGAAGACTTCGTATCGCGCCATCGTGTCGCGGAACTTGCGCGAGCATTACCCGAATGCCCATTTTACCTTTGTCGATGCGGCCATCGGTGGCACCGGTTCACAACTTGGAGCCTTTCGTTTGAATCGCGATGTGCTGGCTTACGAACCGGATCTGGTCTTTCTTGATTTTACGGTAAATGACCATGCTTCAAAGGTTCCCGAAGACGACCGCCTCTCTTCTTATGAGTCGCTGATACGGCGCATGTTGCAGGCGGATATTCCGGTTGTCCAAGTCATCCTCGCAGTGAAGGCCGATATCATGCCGAAGCCGTCCGTGCGTCCATTGGATGACCTCCATAAGGCGATTGGCGCGGCTTATAATTTACCGCTTGCCGATGTCTTAACTTCGATGCGTAAAGCGGTGCTCGAGGACGAACGCGCCACCCCGGATGAGCTTTGGGATTTGCCTTATGACAACACCCACCCGGGGGATGCCGGTTACGCGCTGTATGCTGAATGTGTGTGGGATACTTATTTGAAAGCGGTTCAAGACGCGGCGGTCTGTGCGCTGCCCGAAGCCACGATCTACCCGGATCACTACATGCAGGTCGACCGCTTTCTCTTGGCTGGCTTAAACGCGTTGCCGAAGGGCTGGAAGACCGGTGTTCCCCATCGCAATGCCGTCGCCTTTGATTTTACCTGCTCCCGCTGGATGGATGACCTCGCGCTCGCCGAAGCCAGTGAAACCGAATCGCCCGAGGCGCTTGTGCTCGAGTTCAAGGGCGAGAGCGTCTTGCTCTTCGGCGAAAGCACGCCTAAGTCCGGACGTTATACCGTCAGTATCGATGGGGGAGAGCCGGTCGAATACAAGGCGCTGTGTGCCAGTGGTAATATGCGGCTGGTGCAACTACTGACGCATGGCTTGGATCCGGATGTCCAACACCGCCTGGAGATTCGTCCCTTGCTGGAAGCCGGTGAAGAACTGCGTCTCAATAGTGTTTGTGTGGCCGGTGGCTCTGTCATCACCAAGTAA
- a CDS encoding carbohydrate ABC transporter permease has protein sequence MKLETSNKLGEVIKLGYLAFVLLFAFFPLYVMVVVSFKSNEQFLANPWFFDSISEWNWHNWAIGWNTVSGYICNSIFVSFLGTAITLCIVLMCSYAIARYDFPGKNVIFYLIMATMFLPGTVAALVTLFDLLRKMGLVNNLWALVLMASVGGQVAGVFILRNFIEDIPKELFESAQLDGAGHLQQIRHIILPLSASIISVTCIMDFLGSWNNTILPLLLLRDDQLLTIPVGLFRLDGEYVKQYGQLMAGYAISSVPLLIIFLFSMKFFVKGLSAGAVKG, from the coding sequence CCCGCTTTACGTCATGGTCGTGGTGAGTTTCAAGAGCAACGAGCAGTTTCTGGCCAACCCGTGGTTCTTCGATTCGATCAGCGAGTGGAACTGGCATAACTGGGCCATTGGATGGAACACTGTCAGTGGCTATATCTGCAACTCGATCTTCGTTTCATTCCTCGGTACCGCGATCACACTCTGTATCGTGCTAATGTGCTCATATGCGATCGCGCGTTACGACTTCCCCGGAAAGAACGTCATTTTCTACTTGATCATGGCGACGATGTTTCTGCCTGGCACGGTCGCCGCGCTGGTTACTCTTTTTGACCTGCTACGCAAGATGGGCCTGGTCAACAACCTCTGGGCGCTTGTGCTGATGGCATCGGTTGGCGGCCAAGTTGCCGGTGTCTTTATCTTACGTAATTTTATCGAGGACATACCCAAGGAACTCTTCGAGTCTGCACAGCTCGATGGAGCCGGACACCTGCAGCAGATCCGTCATATCATTCTGCCCCTGTCCGCTTCGATTATTTCGGTGACCTGTATCATGGACTTTCTCGGGTCCTGGAATAACACCATCCTGCCACTGTTGCTTTTGCGTGACGATCAACTCCTCACGATTCCCGTCGGTCTCTTCCGACTCGATGGCGAGTATGTGAAGCAATACGGACAGCTCATGGCCGGCTATGCCATTTCATCAGTCCCGCTGCTCATCATCTTCCTGTTCTCGATGAAGTTCTTTGTCAAGGGGCTCTCCGCCGGCGCGGTGAAGGGCTAA
- a CDS encoding alpha-L-fucosidase, with translation MSDTNWFNEARYGMFIHWGVYSYAARGEWFPNRELVPFEEYKTRYAENFKAERYDPKAWAKLAVDAGMKYAVLTTRHHDGFALWPTQTSDFHAGNIGPMRDLVGPYVAAFREAGLKVGFYFSPASWFHPDYPGPHFRDWPNEGDWKDSGQRDRFIEHYKAQLIELMSNYGKIDYLWYDGCIPDDLQSREVNEAVLALQPEILINERNGEPFHVEVCEQAIKPPAEDILWEACMTLNDNWGYHAGDHNWKQSHDVIQMLTDTARNGGNLLLNIGPKSDGSVPQESVDILTAAGDWLKRNGEAIYGAEKCPFSWNNWGKVTMKGSKVYLNIFKCTGTELCYGEIKNKVLSAKFLESGVSIDFEQKDGRLFLRDLPVPLKDPIATTIVLELDGQPEAIREQTSFWIPG, from the coding sequence ATGAGTGATACGAATTGGTTTAATGAGGCCCGCTACGGGATGTTTATTCACTGGGGGGTCTACTCCTATGCGGCCCGTGGCGAGTGGTTTCCCAACCGGGAGTTGGTTCCTTTTGAGGAATACAAGACACGCTACGCGGAAAACTTCAAAGCGGAGCGCTACGACCCGAAAGCCTGGGCAAAGTTGGCAGTCGACGCCGGCATGAAGTATGCCGTGCTGACTACGCGGCATCATGATGGATTTGCCCTTTGGCCGACGCAGACCAGTGATTTCCATGCGGGGAATATCGGTCCGATGCGTGATTTAGTTGGTCCTTACGTGGCAGCCTTTAGGGAAGCTGGCCTGAAGGTCGGCTTTTACTTTTCGCCGGCATCCTGGTTTCATCCGGACTATCCGGGCCCTCATTTCCGAGACTGGCCGAATGAGGGGGATTGGAAAGATTCCGGGCAGCGTGATCGCTTTATTGAGCACTACAAAGCCCAGCTCATTGAGCTGATGTCGAACTACGGCAAGATCGACTACCTTTGGTATGACGGGTGTATCCCTGATGACCTGCAGAGTCGTGAGGTCAATGAAGCTGTTCTGGCACTACAGCCGGAGATCCTGATCAATGAGCGTAACGGCGAGCCCTTCCATGTGGAAGTTTGCGAACAGGCGATCAAGCCGCCGGCCGAGGATATCCTGTGGGAAGCCTGCATGACGCTGAATGATAATTGGGGCTACCATGCCGGTGACCATAATTGGAAACAGTCCCATGATGTGATCCAGATGCTGACGGATACCGCACGGAATGGAGGCAATTTGCTTCTTAACATTGGGCCGAAGTCGGATGGTAGCGTGCCGCAGGAGTCGGTTGATATTTTAACCGCTGCCGGGGATTGGTTGAAGCGTAACGGCGAGGCTATTTACGGAGCCGAGAAGTGTCCTTTCTCTTGGAATAACTGGGGCAAAGTCACGATGAAGGGGAGCAAAGTCTACCTGAATATTTTCAAGTGCACCGGCACGGAACTCTGCTACGGGGAGATCAAGAATAAAGTGCTTTCGGCCAAGTTTCTGGAGAGCGGGGTATCCATCGATTTCGAGCAAAAAGACGGTCGTTTATTCCTCCGGGACTTGCCTGTGCCTCTGAAGGATCCCATCGCCACCACGATTGTTCTTGAACTCGACGGCCAACCGGAAGCGATTCGCGAGCAGACTTCCTTCTGGATTCCGGGCTAG
- a CDS encoding sialate O-acetylesterase codes for MMNILNRKYLSALCGFTCLASTLLAAEVIQRDGWSFDRSQLTGSEAEVAAAIEDGLPNEFAGWMEYDFEVSDAGWYALYLRCGAPSWSHDVFVDGVTYVRLQGADPEDVVPNAPKDSVNFKEINVYLSEGMHTLRLQRNQFPANLPSLWELRPAEDAGDTVRVWADESRLLDTETKIKIKIEGGASFETSYDVYWEDLATGELTSIGTVQFPKASAPIIREAELSPPGEGFYTIRAKVNDALLTNADFKSGFFLVQEAKEKKTRELGFEFSALFRSGAVLQRDMELPVWGWATPDSKVTVELAGQKLSTQSQADGRWQVTFEPIAVGGPYELTATSGDKTLKCYNILMGDVWLLSGQSNLGGPLKSATGAVEYASEVDYPDVRITNNYPDDLVTDQHVLRHAYWNSAVFGGDVSKMYPWKAIHYAFGRDIHEALGVPVGLIDAGRGGTIISTWMSQEAHEALPSLRKIAEAYETNLDEAIYELDYLNKVEAEVLKWRKLKEAGKAKTKKPKLPTLYPPRNFPSKHYDQLIAPMAPFALKGILWYQGESDSPMAACYEERFKLMIQEWRELFDQPDLAFLYVQIAYGSGKHFTGPAGDYRQGELKEAQTAALDLPNTAMVVTDDLMTPEDDVHYLDKLPVGHRLARAALNTVYGKEVPYQGPTFREFKIEGDAIRVYFDHAKGLSYKGEVLNAFSIAGDDRQWHWADARIDGETVIVSSPEVPNPVAVRYSWSESTRGSQLINKHGLPTPVFRTDDWPKVTEGVDWVREY; via the coding sequence ATGATGAATATTCTAAATCGAAAATACCTTTCTGCACTCTGCGGTTTTACTTGTCTGGCCAGCACTTTATTGGCTGCCGAAGTTATTCAGCGGGATGGCTGGAGTTTTGATCGCTCACAGCTGACTGGTAGCGAAGCCGAAGTGGCTGCTGCCATCGAGGACGGGCTGCCCAACGAGTTTGCTGGATGGATGGAGTATGACTTTGAAGTCAGCGATGCGGGCTGGTATGCGCTCTATCTCAGGTGTGGTGCGCCCTCGTGGTCACACGATGTCTTCGTCGATGGAGTGACGTATGTTAGACTGCAGGGAGCCGATCCAGAGGATGTCGTGCCCAATGCGCCGAAAGACAGTGTGAATTTTAAGGAGATCAATGTCTATTTGAGTGAAGGCATGCATACTTTGCGTCTTCAAAGGAATCAATTCCCTGCGAATTTGCCGAGTCTATGGGAACTGCGTCCGGCTGAAGATGCGGGTGATACCGTTAGAGTGTGGGCGGATGAGAGTCGTCTATTGGACACCGAAACAAAAATTAAGATAAAGATCGAAGGCGGCGCTTCGTTCGAAACGAGCTATGATGTGTATTGGGAGGATCTGGCAACTGGTGAATTGACTTCGATCGGAACGGTTCAATTCCCTAAGGCATCCGCCCCAATTATTCGTGAGGCCGAGTTGAGTCCTCCCGGAGAAGGCTTTTATACGATTCGCGCGAAGGTTAACGATGCGTTGTTGACGAATGCCGATTTCAAGTCGGGTTTCTTTCTCGTTCAGGAAGCAAAAGAAAAGAAAACGCGTGAATTAGGCTTTGAGTTCTCAGCGTTGTTTCGAAGTGGTGCCGTCCTGCAACGTGATATGGAACTACCAGTTTGGGGTTGGGCAACGCCAGACAGCAAAGTGACTGTGGAGCTTGCCGGGCAGAAATTATCCACCCAGAGCCAAGCGGATGGACGTTGGCAAGTGACCTTCGAACCGATTGCAGTAGGCGGTCCTTATGAATTAACGGCGACTTCGGGAGACAAAACCCTGAAGTGCTACAACATTCTGATGGGGGACGTTTGGTTGCTCTCCGGACAGTCAAATCTAGGCGGGCCCTTGAAGAGTGCAACGGGTGCGGTGGAATACGCGTCTGAAGTGGATTACCCGGATGTGAGAATTACCAATAACTACCCTGATGATTTGGTGACCGATCAGCATGTTCTGCGGCACGCCTATTGGAACTCCGCTGTATTCGGTGGTGATGTGTCTAAAATGTATCCGTGGAAAGCGATTCATTATGCATTTGGACGGGATATCCATGAGGCTTTGGGCGTGCCGGTGGGATTGATTGATGCCGGGCGGGGGGGGACGATTATCTCTACCTGGATGAGCCAGGAAGCACATGAAGCCTTGCCATCGCTCAGGAAGATCGCCGAGGCATATGAAACTAATCTGGATGAAGCAATTTATGAATTAGACTACCTTAACAAGGTTGAGGCGGAGGTGCTTAAGTGGCGCAAACTGAAGGAGGCTGGCAAAGCGAAAACCAAGAAACCCAAACTGCCTACTCTCTACCCTCCAAGAAACTTTCCTTCGAAGCACTATGATCAATTGATTGCACCGATGGCACCTTTCGCTCTTAAGGGAATCCTGTGGTATCAAGGGGAAAGTGATAGCCCCATGGCTGCTTGTTACGAGGAACGTTTTAAACTCATGATACAGGAATGGCGTGAACTGTTTGATCAGCCTGATCTCGCGTTTCTCTATGTGCAGATTGCCTATGGAAGCGGTAAACATTTTACGGGTCCTGCTGGTGATTACCGCCAAGGTGAACTCAAAGAGGCGCAAACCGCTGCTTTGGATCTGCCTAATACCGCCATGGTGGTTACGGATGATCTGATGACACCGGAAGACGATGTGCATTATCTGGACAAGTTACCCGTCGGGCATCGTCTGGCTCGGGCGGCTTTGAATACGGTCTACGGTAAGGAAGTGCCTTACCAGGGGCCGACATTCCGGGAATTCAAAATTGAGGGGGATGCCATTCGTGTTTATTTCGACCATGCTAAGGGGCTTAGTTACAAAGGAGAGGTGTTGAATGCTTTTTCAATTGCGGGCGATGATCGTCAGTGGCATTGGGCGGATGCCCGAATCGACGGGGAGACTGTGATTGTCAGCAGCCCTGAAGTGCCGAATCCGGTTGCAGTGCGCTATTCTTGGTCCGAGTCCACCCGAGGCAGTCAGCTCATTAACAAGCATGGTTTGCCGACGCCGGTCTTCCGCACAGATGATTGGCCGAAAGTGACGGAAGGTGTGGATTGGGTTCGCGAATACTAG
- a CDS encoding alpha-amylase family glycosyl hydrolase, giving the protein MAGMDWLKDAVIYQIYPQTFQDSDRDGVGDFQGIISRLDYIRDLGINTIWLNPCFDSPFGDAGYDIRDFYKIAPRYGDEADFVELVQAAHDRGIRVILDLVAGHTSMDNVWFAEEAADPHCVEANRYIWKNRDFDPKEGPVRGDFVSNFFWYQPALNFGYSEPSEPWQDPIDAPGPMKNRAELKKILAYWFDRGCDGFRVDMAGSLVKPEGTAASIEAVKEIWQEVRTWIDANYPDRVLMSEWSSPSRSIAAGFHLDFMLHFNAPGYSSLFFNGNGTLPPPKGQTHCYFDAEGKGSLEVFQKSYIEQREATLGKGLITLPVGCHDFQRLRCAPRGWDELRCAWVFFMTQAGPPTIYYGEEIGMRYVEGVPSKEGSLLDGIVAINAGTTELGERAGTRTPMQWDDSDNAGFSTASADYLYLPIDPDPDRPTVDAQLKDPGSLLNFVRKLIHIRKAYPALGTDGDYRFLNPGNCHYPFIYKRELAGSSFLIAVNPSGQTQSITVEMDGLLDASLLNCGCELIQDGNQLSISVSGFGYGIFKLM; this is encoded by the coding sequence ATGGCAGGAATGGACTGGCTCAAAGACGCGGTGATCTACCAGATCTATCCGCAGACTTTTCAGGATAGCGACAGAGATGGAGTCGGCGATTTTCAGGGGATCATTTCCCGTTTGGATTACATCCGCGATCTGGGGATCAATACGATTTGGTTGAACCCCTGCTTCGATTCACCCTTTGGGGACGCGGGCTACGACATCCGCGATTTCTACAAGATCGCGCCACGCTATGGCGACGAGGCCGACTTCGTCGAACTGGTCCAAGCCGCCCATGACCGGGGGATTCGAGTGATTCTTGACCTGGTGGCCGGGCATACCTCGATGGACAATGTCTGGTTCGCGGAAGAGGCCGCCGATCCTCATTGTGTCGAAGCCAATCGCTACATCTGGAAGAACCGTGACTTCGATCCCAAGGAAGGTCCGGTGCGTGGGGACTTTGTCTCCAACTTTTTCTGGTATCAACCCGCTCTGAACTTTGGCTATTCGGAACCGAGTGAGCCTTGGCAGGACCCCATTGATGCGCCTGGGCCGATGAAAAACCGGGCGGAGCTGAAGAAGATCCTCGCTTACTGGTTTGATCGTGGCTGTGACGGATTTCGTGTGGATATGGCCGGCTCTTTGGTCAAGCCGGAGGGCACCGCGGCCTCCATCGAGGCGGTCAAAGAGATTTGGCAGGAGGTACGCACTTGGATCGATGCGAACTATCCGGACCGGGTACTCATGTCTGAATGGAGTTCGCCCAGCCGTTCGATTGCGGCTGGTTTCCATTTGGACTTCATGCTGCACTTCAATGCGCCGGGCTATTCCTCTTTGTTCTTCAACGGCAATGGCACTCTGCCACCGCCGAAAGGGCAGACGCATTGCTATTTCGATGCCGAAGGGAAGGGGAGTCTCGAAGTGTTTCAAAAGTCCTATATCGAGCAACGTGAGGCGACCTTGGGTAAGGGACTAATTACCCTGCCGGTGGGCTGTCATGATTTTCAACGTTTGCGCTGCGCGCCCCGAGGTTGGGACGAACTCCGTTGCGCCTGGGTCTTTTTCATGACGCAGGCCGGACCGCCGACGATTTACTATGGTGAAGAGATCGGCATGCGCTATGTCGAAGGCGTGCCTTCGAAAGAAGGTTCGTTGCTCGACGGCATTGTCGCGATCAATGCCGGCACCACCGAGCTTGGTGAACGCGCCGGCACGCGGACTCCCATGCAGTGGGACGATTCCGACAACGCCGGATTTTCCACGGCGTCTGCCGACTATTTGTATCTTCCGATCGACCCTGATCCCGACCGTCCGACCGTGGATGCGCAGCTAAAAGATCCGGGTTCGCTATTAAACTTTGTTCGCAAGTTGATCCATATCCGCAAAGCATATCCGGCCTTGGGGACGGACGGTGACTATCGGTTCCTGAACCCCGGAAATTGCCATTATCCGTTTATATATAAGCGTGAGTTAGCTGGCAGTTCTTTTCTGATTGCAGTCAATCCATCCGGTCAGACGCAATCCATTACCGTGGAGATGGACGGTCTGTTGGATGCATCCCTGCTGAACTGTGGATGCGAACTGATTCAAGATGGAAACCAATTATCCATAAGTGTTTCAGGTTTTGGATATGGTATTTTTAAGTTAATGTAA
- a CDS encoding ABC transporter ATP-binding protein — protein MATVTLSKLDKTYSPGKKDSFRAVKGIDLEIRDKEFMVFVGPSGCGKSTTLRMIAGLEEITGGTLKIGDQIMNDVEPKNRGIAMVFQNYALYPHMTLFDNMAFGLKLNKTPRDEIKRRVDEAAEILGLTSMLDRKPKALSGGQRQRVAVGRAIVRKPDVFLFDEPLSNLDAKMRVQMRTEISRLHARLDATMIYVTHDQVEAMTMGDRICVMKDGNIMQVDEPLKLYNDPQNMFVAGFIGSPPMNFFHGSCIEKGGSSYFAEEASTRGQAFTLKLEGHLVAAAKKQGNKPAVFGVRPEHIEVSESSGGDSIEAVIDVAEPMGSETYLYLNTLSGKSFIAKVHAEHAFKIGQQVHLSFNQERAALFDQASENVVKG, from the coding sequence ATGGCTACTGTTACACTCAGCAAACTCGATAAGACTTATAGTCCCGGCAAAAAGGACAGCTTCCGCGCGGTCAAGGGCATCGACCTCGAGATCCGCGACAAGGAGTTTATGGTCTTCGTCGGCCCTTCCGGTTGTGGCAAGTCCACAACACTGCGTATGATCGCCGGACTGGAAGAGATCACCGGAGGCACATTGAAAATCGGCGACCAGATTATGAACGACGTCGAACCGAAGAACCGCGGCATTGCCATGGTCTTCCAAAATTATGCGCTGTATCCGCACATGACGCTCTTTGACAACATGGCCTTCGGCCTGAAGTTGAATAAGACGCCCCGCGACGAAATCAAACGTCGTGTGGACGAAGCCGCAGAAATCTTGGGTCTGACCAGCATGCTGGACCGCAAGCCTAAAGCGCTCTCGGGTGGACAGCGCCAACGTGTGGCGGTCGGTCGCGCGATCGTGCGCAAGCCCGATGTCTTCCTCTTTGACGAGCCGCTCTCCAACTTGGATGCCAAGATGCGCGTGCAAATGCGCACCGAGATCTCCCGCCTGCATGCACGACTCGATGCCACCATGATCTACGTCACCCACGACCAGGTGGAAGCGATGACGATGGGGGACCGCATCTGTGTGATGAAGGACGGCAACATCATGCAGGTCGATGAGCCGCTCAAGCTCTACAACGACCCTCAGAATATGTTTGTTGCGGGGTTCATCGGTTCGCCTCCAATGAACTTCTTTCACGGAAGCTGCATTGAGAAAGGTGGCTCCAGTTATTTCGCTGAAGAAGCGTCCACCCGCGGTCAAGCCTTCACCTTGAAATTGGAGGGGCATCTTGTCGCCGCGGCAAAGAAACAGGGAAACAAGCCTGCTGTCTTTGGCGTGCGTCCCGAGCATATTGAGGTTTCAGAAAGTTCCGGTGGTGACTCGATTGAAGCTGTGATCGACGTGGCCGAACCAATGGGTTCCGAGACCTATTTATATCTGAATACACTCTCCGGAAAATCCTTCATTGCCAAAGTCCACGCGGAGCACGCCTTCAAGATCGGGCAACAGGTACACCTCAGCTTCAATCAGGAGCGCGCCGCGCTCTTCGATCAGGCATCCGAGAACGTCGTTAAGGGATAA